The following proteins come from a genomic window of Salminus brasiliensis chromosome 15, fSalBra1.hap2, whole genome shotgun sequence:
- the f8a gene encoding 40-kDa huntingtin-associated protein isoform X1, which yields MAAEGDFLTRYRAVSNKLKKRFLRKPNVAEASEQFGQLAKELKQQDCLQYAAFCNLAMARCEQTLFNAPGEALALTDAARLFLASERENRALQAPGFDEHMQAALNCYSFAIKVYIEMNQPVMAASLSLELGNALKEMNRPGEAIVHFQRAAELQTQTPIESLLSLWEMASCKILTRDYDGALAVLSEMQIMCQERGLQLPGTNTPVGAFMDIVAKCEISRVLLLMLLEPPPQKLLPEHAQTLERYAWESFDSHSQVNFLPEDVFLLLQSVVMACQEKDTESLKALQTELWPILTAEQNHLLHLVVQERITPSGQGV from the exons ATGGCCGCGGAGGGAGACTTCCTGACGCGCTATCGGGCAGTGTCAAACAAACTCAAGAA ACGTTTCCTTCGAAAGCCCAACGTTGCTGAAGCAAGTGAACAGTTTG GTCAGCTAGCTAAAGAACTGAAACAGCAGGACTGTCTGCAGTATGCAGCCTTCTGTAACCTGGCTATGGCTCG GTGTGAGCAAACACTGTTTAATGCCCCTGGAGAGGCTCTGGCTCTGACTGATGCTGCTCGACTCTTCCTTGCCTCAGAGAGGGAGAACCGAGCGCTGCAGGCCCCAGGCTTTGATGAGCACATGCAGGCTGCTCTTAACTGCTACAGCTTTGCTATTAAG GTCTATATCGAGATGAATCAGCCAGTGATGGCAGCCAGTCTCTCCCTTGAACTTGGTAACGCTCTCAAG GAGATGAACAGGCCTGGTGAGGCAATAGTCCACTTTCAGAGAGCTGCAGAGCTTCAGACGCAGACCCCTATTGAGTCCCTGTTGTCTCTGTGGGAGATGGCCTCCTGCAAAATACTGACCC GTGATTACGATGGCGCGCTGGCAGTGCTTTCGGAAATGCAGATCATGTGTCAGGAGAGAGGGCTGCAGCTGCCTGGTACAAACACCCCTGTTG gTGCGTTTATGGATATAGTGGCAAAATGTGAGATCTCCAGAGTACTCCTGCTCATGCTGCTTGAG CCTCCCCCACAGAAACTTCTGCCGGAACATGCACAAACACTAGAGAGATACGCCTGGGAATCTTTTGACTCACACAGTCAAG TGAACTTCCTTCCAGAAGACGTGTTCCTTCTGCTGCAGTCTGTGGTT ATGGCGTGTCAGGAAAAAGATACAGAATCTCTCAAGGCTCTCCAGACAGAACTCTG gCCTATTCTCACTGCAGAGCAGAATCACCTCCTCCACCTCGTTGTCCAGGAGAGAATCACCCCCTCCGGTCAGGGAGTTTAG
- the nfam1 gene encoding NFAT activation molecule 1, whose product MFVVRLGFFYMFLLCCCSMTEAKGSLVVKDRTSVALAGETLSINIEVTVPVNISGTTVSCSRDKRTAEWSHTFDQIYPTPTLMLLSPNITMHNRTYTGEYHCKYQEETCYWVVLVRDVGYVDPDVALDSDVIALLTVTLILLIFSIIGSVYICKWHKDHPQTKESGEEVKGRERQSNVGVTTQGANAESVYTSLEPRPVSIYDVLKVDQARRESMEKHTSQETAKTSHAEEGIFESVYENL is encoded by the exons ATGTTCGTAGTACGGTTGGGGTTTTTCTACATGTTTCTGCTGTGCTGCTGTAGCATGACTGAAG CCAAAGGATCTCTCGTGGTCAAGGACAGGACTAGCGTGGCATTAGCAGGAGAAACGCTGAGCATTAACATCGAGGTCACTGTCCCTGTCAACATCAGTGGAACAACTGTGTCTTGCTCCCGAGATAAACGCACCGCGGAGTGGAGCCACACCTTTGACCAAATATATCCTACTCCAACCCTTATGTTGCTGTCTCCTAATATCACCATGCATAACAGGACGTACACTGGAGAATACCACTGCAAATACCAAGAAGAGACGTGCTACTGGGTGGTCCTTGTACGAG ATGTGGGTTATGTAGATCCGGATGTGGCTTTAGACAGTGATGTTATCGCTTTGCTGACTGTTACCCTCATTTTACTCATCTTCAGCATCATCGGATCAGTTTACATTTGCAAATGGCACAAG GATCATCCCCAGACAAAGGAAAGTGGAGAGGAAGTGAAaggcagagaaagacagagcaaTGTTGGGGTGACGACTCAGGGTGCAAACGCTGAATCTGTGTACACG TCGCTTGAACCCAGACCGGTCTCCATCTATGATGTGCTGAAAGTTGATCAAGCCAGACGGGAAAGCATGGAGAAGCACACCTCGCAGGAAACG GCCAAGACGTCTCATGCAGAAGAAGGAATTTTTGAATCCGTCTATGAAAACCTGTGA
- the f8a gene encoding 40-kDa huntingtin-associated protein isoform X2, translating to MAAEGDFLTRYRAVSNKLKKRFLRKPNVAEASEQFGQLAKELKQQDCLQYAAFCNLAMARCEQTLFNAPGEALALTDAARLFLASERENRALQAPGFDEHMQAALNCYSFAIKVYIEMNQPVMAASLSLELGNALKEMNRPGEAIVHFQRAAELQTQTPIESLLSLWEMASCKILTRDYDGALAVLSEMQIMCQERGLQLPGTNTPVGAFMDIVAKCEISRVLLLMLLEKLLPEHAQTLERYAWESFDSHSQVNFLPEDVFLLLQSVVMACQEKDTESLKALQTELWPILTAEQNHLLHLVVQERITPSGQGV from the exons ATGGCCGCGGAGGGAGACTTCCTGACGCGCTATCGGGCAGTGTCAAACAAACTCAAGAA ACGTTTCCTTCGAAAGCCCAACGTTGCTGAAGCAAGTGAACAGTTTG GTCAGCTAGCTAAAGAACTGAAACAGCAGGACTGTCTGCAGTATGCAGCCTTCTGTAACCTGGCTATGGCTCG GTGTGAGCAAACACTGTTTAATGCCCCTGGAGAGGCTCTGGCTCTGACTGATGCTGCTCGACTCTTCCTTGCCTCAGAGAGGGAGAACCGAGCGCTGCAGGCCCCAGGCTTTGATGAGCACATGCAGGCTGCTCTTAACTGCTACAGCTTTGCTATTAAG GTCTATATCGAGATGAATCAGCCAGTGATGGCAGCCAGTCTCTCCCTTGAACTTGGTAACGCTCTCAAG GAGATGAACAGGCCTGGTGAGGCAATAGTCCACTTTCAGAGAGCTGCAGAGCTTCAGACGCAGACCCCTATTGAGTCCCTGTTGTCTCTGTGGGAGATGGCCTCCTGCAAAATACTGACCC GTGATTACGATGGCGCGCTGGCAGTGCTTTCGGAAATGCAGATCATGTGTCAGGAGAGAGGGCTGCAGCTGCCTGGTACAAACACCCCTGTTG gTGCGTTTATGGATATAGTGGCAAAATGTGAGATCTCCAGAGTACTCCTGCTCATGCTGCTTGAG AAACTTCTGCCGGAACATGCACAAACACTAGAGAGATACGCCTGGGAATCTTTTGACTCACACAGTCAAG TGAACTTCCTTCCAGAAGACGTGTTCCTTCTGCTGCAGTCTGTGGTT ATGGCGTGTCAGGAAAAAGATACAGAATCTCTCAAGGCTCTCCAGACAGAACTCTG gCCTATTCTCACTGCAGAGCAGAATCACCTCCTCCACCTCGTTGTCCAGGAGAGAATCACCCCCTCCGGTCAGGGAGTTTAG